The DNA sequence GGAAAACGGCCCATCAGTTCCGGGCAGGCGCGCAGACTCCTGGCTTCCGAGCTCCTCGAACTGTTCGAGGTTCCCGGTTGGCAGGAAGAATGGGCCGCCAGACCGCATGTGGTCCTGGTGGTGGGAGTCAACGGTGTGGGCAAGACCACGACCATCGGCAAACTGGCCCACCGTTACGCCCGGGCCGGCAGGAGCACCATCGTCGCGGCGTCGGACACGTTTCGCGCCGCCGCCGTGGAACAGTTGAGCGTCTGGTGCCGCCGCAGTGGGGCCGATCTTGTCATGCAGCGGGGCGGGACCGATCCCGCGGCGGTCTTGCACGACGCCTTGCAGGCGGCGAAGGCCCGCAACAAGGACGTCCTCCTCGCCGACACGGCCGGCCGGCTGCACACCAAGCGGAATCTGATGGAAGAGGTCAAGAAAATGGCCCGGGTCGCAGGCCGGCTGGTCCCCGGAGCGCCCCATGACGTCTACCTGGTTCTGGACGCGACGACGGGACAGAACGGTCTCATCCAGGCTCGGGAGTTCTTGACCGCCCTCGGCGTCACCGGAATCGTCGTCACCAAGCTGGACGGCACGGCGAAAGGGGGGATCGTCGCGGCGATCGCCAGTCAACTGAAGATCCCCATCCGTTTCGTCGGCACGGGAGAAGGGCTGGAGGACCTGGCGCCCTTCGATCGTCAGACCTTTGTGGACTCCATCCTCACCTGAACACCGGCGCCACGGCCGCCTGCATGGCCGCCTTGATGCCGGCCCCCAGGTCGACGGGAGCGCCCAGTTCCAGAAGACAGATCTCGATGGCCGAAATCACCGCGAAGACATCCACCAGATCGAAATAGCCCAGGTGTCCGATACGGATGATCTTCCCCTTCAGCACGCCCTGCCCGCCCGCCACGACGATCCCGAAGCGCTCCTGAAGATGCTGGATCAGTCTGGCCGCGTCGATCCCGGGAGGCGGAAAGCATGCAGTCAAGGCGTTGGCCGGCGCGGAGGAGAGTTGCCTGAAACCGAGGGCTTCCAATCCTCTCCGCGTGCAACGCGCCCGGACCTCGACCTGCTCCAGAATCCGGTCCAGGCCCTGATCGACCATTTCTCGGCTCGTCCGGTTCAAGGCCTGCACCAGGGCCACGGCGGGGGTCAGTCCCGTCTGTCCCCGGCGCTGCCCGTTCACTTCCTTGAGGAGATCGAAATAGAACCGGGGTCCGGGACAAGCCCGGATGGTTTCCAATGCCCTGGGGCTCAGAGACAAAAAGGACAGGCCGGGCGGGATGGCAAACGCCTTCTGGGCGCCGCCGATGACCACGTCCAGACCCCAGGCGTCCGTCTCCACCGGCTGACTCCCCAGAGCCGTAATCGCGTCCACCACCACCAGAACGCCGGGGCAACGGCTGCGGACCGTCCGAGCGATGGATTCCAGGTCGTGGATGGTGGCCGTGGAA is a window from the Acidobacteriota bacterium genome containing:
- the ftsY gene encoding signal recognition particle-docking protein FtsY, with amino-acid sequence MNPSTPKERPGYFERLKSALQATRRELSRRMDELLGPRESPISPDQLEELEYLLIGADLGVETSESLVAKIRQSSRGKRPISSGQARRLLASELLELFEVPGWQEEWAARPHVVLVVGVNGVGKTTTIGKLAHRYARAGRSTIVAASDTFRAAAVEQLSVWCRRSGADLVMQRGGTDPAAVLHDALQAAKARNKDVLLADTAGRLHTKRNLMEEVKKMARVAGRLVPGAPHDVYLVLDATTGQNGLIQAREFLTALGVTGIVVTKLDGTAKGGIVAAIASQLKIPIRFVGTGEGLEDLAPFDRQTFVDSILT
- a CDS encoding alanine--glyoxylate aminotransferase family protein, which translates into the protein MRRTRIFTPGPTPVAPSAQLAMASPLVHHRKDEFRELLLETRTHLQALFKTRNDVVILTASGTGAMEAAVSNLLSSESRALAVSAGKFGDRWVRICRAFNVPCDVLEKPYGEAASALEIQRALEANPDIRALLIQGCESSTATIHDLESIARTVRSRCPGVLVVVDAITALGSQPVETDAWGLDVVIGGAQKAFAIPPGLSFLSLSPRALETIRACPGPRFYFDLLKEVNGQRRGQTGLTPAVALVQALNRTSREMVDQGLDRILEQVEVRARCTRRGLEALGFRQLSSAPANALTACFPPPGIDAARLIQHLQERFGIVVAGGQGVLKGKIIRIGHLGYFDLVDVFAVISAIEICLLELGAPVDLGAGIKAAMQAAVAPVFR